TGATCCGCATGGGTATGGGTGAATAGAACGGCATCGGTATGAGTAATCCCATTTTCGATAAGCTGAAGACGCAACTCCGGCGGGGCATCGATAAGAACTGTAGCATCCCCCTCACGAACAAAAACAGCCGTCCGATAACGCCGATTCTTTGGATTGGTCGAAGTACAAACCTTGCATGAACACCCAATCATCGGCACCCCATGCGAAGTCCCACTCCCTAGAACAAGTATCTCCAAAATTTCACTCCCACAGCACGAAATTCTTCCATTCTTATACCCTTATTTCGCGCCGTGGGATTTTAATAATTCTATGACATCTTTATGCGCCCAACGCAGAGGGGTCATCTCGAAATCGTCTTTGGCGTTAACATCGGCGCCTTTGGTTATGAGGAGCTCAACCATCTCTTTTTGACCTCTGACCGAAGCAACGTGAAGAGGGGTTGTTCCGTCGCTATCTTTTGAATTAATTTCTGCGCCCTTTGCAATGAGTAATTCGGCAGGTTCTTTTCTGCCTTGAAACGCCGCCCAATGGAGGGGAGTTTCGCCTTGATTGCTTTTGGCGTTTAGGTTCGCTTTGCCAGTGATTAGCGCTTCGATTAGTTCCTTCTGACCATACCATACGGCCCAATGTAAGGCGGTTATACTTCTTGGGTCCTTTGCATTGACATCTGCGCCTTTGGAGATTAGCAGAAGCGCAGCCTCTTTCTGGGCTCTTTCGGCGGCGACCAAAAGTGGGGTTCGATTGTTTTTATCCTTAACATTGACATCAGCCCCCTTTTCAATCAGGGACTTGCATAACTCAATATCCCCCACCTCTGCCGCTTTATGGAGCGATGTCCTCTCAGCCTCTCCTTTATTAATCGTCTTATCCGACTGCCCAAATAAGCAGAGAGTTAAGGTGACCAGTATTAATATCAATGCCCCCGTACGTATAGAAAACATACATGCAGCTCCCGTTTAACGTTAATGTCAGAGTTTCAGCCTGTTTACTTATTATTGGACGAACCAAAGAGATCAGATGTTACGTATGAACGTTGTACTCTATTACGTATTATATTTTATATCAATCTGGCCCAATTCAGGGTATAAGTATTATTCGGACGCGCAATTACTTCTGCGTTATACCCCATGCCCTAAGGGAGATTAATCGTGCC
The window above is part of the bacterium genome. Proteins encoded here:
- a CDS encoding ankyrin repeat domain-containing protein — translated: MFSIRTGALILILVTLTLCLFGQSDKTINKGEAERTSLHKAAEVGDIELCKSLIEKGADVNVKDKNNRTPLLVAAERAQKEAALLLISKGADVNAKDPRSITALHWAVWYGQKELIEALITGKANLNAKSNQGETPLHWAAFQGRKEPAELLIAKGAEINSKDSDGTTPLHVASVRGQKEMVELLITKGADVNAKDDFEMTPLRWAHKDVIELLKSHGAK